Proteins encoded within one genomic window of Halodesulfurarchaeum formicicum:
- a CDS encoding NAD-dependent epimerase/dehydratase family protein: protein MQNVLVTGARGQIGSELIPALRARDDVETVVATDIEEPDDDGGPTEEIDVRDAEAFAAALSEYDVDTVFHLAAILSARGEDHPQLAFEVNIEGFHNVLEAGREHGLDRLVVPSSIAVFGPETPTNPGEMTTLAPRTIYGISKVFGEHMGNYYSWNYDLDVRGVRLPGIISHKTLPGGGTTDYAVEVFYDAIEEGEYTYFVREDTELPMMYMQDAIRALIGIATADRESLEYPCSYNVGALSFTAGELTAAIQEHLPDFEAHYEPDERQDIADSWPDAVDDSAAREDWGWEHTYDLETMTADMLEHLEEKLG, encoded by the coding sequence ATGCAAAATGTCCTCGTGACTGGCGCGCGTGGTCAGATCGGTTCCGAACTCATTCCCGCACTCCGGGCCCGGGACGACGTGGAGACTGTCGTCGCGACCGACATCGAAGAACCCGATGACGACGGCGGCCCGACGGAGGAGATCGACGTCCGAGACGCCGAGGCCTTCGCGGCGGCGCTCTCGGAGTACGACGTGGATACGGTCTTTCACCTCGCGGCGATCCTCTCCGCGCGCGGCGAGGATCACCCACAACTGGCCTTCGAGGTGAACATCGAGGGATTCCACAACGTTCTCGAGGCCGGCCGGGAACACGGCCTCGATCGGCTCGTCGTTCCGAGTTCCATCGCGGTCTTCGGGCCCGAGACGCCCACGAACCCCGGCGAGATGACCACGCTCGCGCCGCGGACGATCTACGGCATCTCGAAGGTCTTCGGCGAGCACATGGGGAATTACTACAGCTGGAACTACGACCTGGACGTGCGTGGCGTGCGACTCCCGGGCATCATCAGCCACAAGACTCTCCCCGGCGGTGGCACCACCGACTACGCCGTCGAGGTCTTCTACGACGCTATCGAGGAAGGTGAGTACACCTACTTCGTGCGCGAGGACACCGAACTCCCGATGATGTACATGCAAGACGCCATCCGGGCGCTCATCGGAATCGCGACCGCCGACCGGGAGTCCCTGGAGTACCCCTGTTCGTACAACGTCGGCGCACTGAGTTTCACCGCCGGCGAACTGACCGCGGCCATCCAGGAGCACCTGCCCGATTTCGAGGCTCACTACGAACCCGACGAGCGCCAGGACATCGCCGACTCCTGGCCCGACGCAGTTGATGACTCCGCGGCCCGCGAGGACTGGGGCTGGGAGCACACCTATGACTTGGAGACGATGACCGCGGACATGCTGGAGCACCTGGAAGAAAAACTCGGATAG